The following coding sequences lie in one Glycine max cultivar Williams 82 chromosome 19, Glycine_max_v4.0, whole genome shotgun sequence genomic window:
- the LOC100796906 gene encoding protein SUPPRESSOR OF GENE SILENCING 3-like has product MGNQELLDCFCDYAALKARHSYGPQGHRGMSALIFEESTIGYLEALRLHKHFKEQGIDREAWDCYQNPFLPGGKRQLYGYLASKEDLDIFNKHSRRKTKLKFEMRSYQEMVESKIKHINDDSQNLDYYKSMVAKEQIKSQVGTDSLLRISEKLSLTTEENRVDQQNKEMDALEKNFQSQILDIQQAIAAKEDKFVKLQQAMQEKVKESCGESSEKEDKYI; this is encoded by the exons ATGGGGAACCAAGAACTCCTTGATTGCTTCTGTGACTATGCTGCATTGAAGGCTCGACACTCGTATGGTCCACAAGGGCACCGAGGGATGAGTGCCTTAATATTTGAGGAATCCACGATAGGTTATCTAGAAGCCTTGCGGCTCCACAAGCATTTTAAAGAGCAAGGAATAGATAGGGAGGCTTGGGATTGCTATCAGAATCCATTTCTCCCAGGTGGGAAGCGCCAACTTTATGGTTACTTGGCTTCTAAAGAAGATTTGGATATTTTCAACAAGCACTctagaa GAAAGACAAAATTGAAGTTTGAAATGAGATCATATCAAGAGATGGTTGAGAGCAAGATAAAACATATTAATGATGATAGTCAGAATCTTGACTATTATAAGAGCATGGTAGCCAAAGAACAAATCAAATCACAAGTAGGTACAGACTCTTTATTGAGAATAAGTGAGAAGTTAAGCTTGACAACCGAAGAAAACCGTGTTGACCAACAAAACAAGGAG aTGGATGcactagaaaaaaatttccagaGCCAAATCCTAGACATTCAACAAGCCATAGCTGCAAAGGAAGATAAGTTTGTGAAATTACAGCAGGCAATgcaagaaaaagtaaaagagtcCTGCGGAGAATCTTCTGAGAAAGAGGACAAGTACATCTAA